A segment of the Balaenoptera musculus isolate JJ_BM4_2016_0621 chromosome 9, mBalMus1.pri.v3, whole genome shotgun sequence genome:
ACGAAACAGAGGCCCTGGATGTCTGTGGGGTCCTCTTGTCTGGGTCTGCTCGCTGCTGTAACCACTCAGCCTTATATCCATTGCTAATAAGTTTGGAAAAGTTTGTGGGTGAACTGGTTTTTTGACCAGgcctcaaaaagagaaaaattaagtactTAAGTACAAAGGTGAAGGATAATCCAGAAGCATTCTCAGCGAACATACTGATGGTAAATTAGATGCGTTCCTGTCCCTGAATACACAACAGAGatgcttctccctctctccctcttatcTCTCTTTCTCAATGTCTCTCCACTTTTAAGCATAAGGAAGTAACCTCCAAGCATCCTTGTACACAGTGAGCGCATACTTAGTTCAGTTTCCAAAACCTTTCTTCAGAACAGCCAATGAGAAGAAGAAGAATTCCAGCATTTCCCAGGGATGCCTTCTTCTGAAAGAACCGCCCCTTCCCTGGGGAGGGATGAGTGACTCAGACTCTACCACTTTCAAACAAATTGTTACTTTCTTAATTAGTTCTTCCCTGTTCACGTTAAAGATTATCTGCTGCTTCTTTACACACCTCTGTCTTTTCTGTCATTTACATCTTTGCAGACCTTATCATAACCTCCATTAGGAGAGGTGGGGAGATCGGATGTAAAACAGGTGATGCATATCACCTGTGCCCTCCGAGAGCCTCGGGTTTCTTACTTGTAAATAAATCACTCTGTTGTCAAGGGCTTCCTAATGGCTCTGGCGGGCTGgcgctctctccctctctctctctctctctctctctctctctctctctctctctctctctctctctatctatatatatatatgtatgtataggtagagagataggtagatatagaaatatagatgGATATAGATAGAAAGACATAGatgtatacagatatagatagatagatagatagatggacaatagatagatataatttttttgcCCTAGCAGTCTGAGTGTGGTGCTTTCATGGCATTTGTCACACATAATGTAACTGATTTAttgctcctcccccagccccactagAGGAGAAGCAATTGTAAGAATTAGTCAGACAATTAACGGCATTAATTCTAGCACTACAGTGGGAttctggggaagggaagagaaacagaaggCCTCAGGGACCCCCTCTCCAGCTGGGCGAGTAATGAAGTGTCAGGGCGCCTGACAGATGTTCCAGCTGAATGCAGAGCCAAGGGCTCACTAGGCGCAGACACCAGGGTCCAGGCCTTGGGGACAGAAAACGTCAGGACTGAGCAGCACATACATGTGGCCCCAAGTTTATAGGGCGAGCTTGGGTGACACAGGCTGACAGAGGAgagagctcagctcagtgctcagggagggggaggatggggccCACAGGGGCCCGGGGGGATGGGCATCCggagggaagggaaaatggaagaggagGCCAGTAGACAGGGCCAGGCCGTGGGAAGTTGTGCCACTGAAGTCACACCACCACAACCTGCTGCTGGGAAGCGGATACTGTTAGGCCGGCATCAGCATCGTGTATTGGAGCCATGGTTGTCACTGTTGTCACTTGGACCGAAGACCAAACCCAAACCGAATCCAGACCATGCTGGCACAGCCCGTGCACTCACACGGGGGGAAAGGACAGTTTGCTTCCTGCAGGGTCTTTGGGGCCAAGCGGGGTCCCGGCTTTGCTCGCGTACTTGGACTTGATGGCTGGTAGCCTCACCTGTACAGAGAGACACACGAAACCCTGACTTAGAAGGGTTTGCTCCCTGCACTTTCTCAGCCGCTGCATGGCCCTGTCAGTGGTTTGGCGACAGTACAGCGTCCAGCCTTTTATAGGGCATGGGCACCGTGGCCCTGGTTAGCACCTGAAGCCTCTACGTATTGCTGGGAAGGGTCGCCAGGAGCAGCCCGTTCACTGAACATGCCAACCCCCCAGAGCCAGGCTCAGGGCTGGGACAGGGTGTCTGGAGGGCAGACAGCCGGCCTGCTGCACGCAGCTGACACTGTGCACGGTGGGCAACTCTCCGAGCCCCGGAATAAACTTCCAGGGCTTCTCTTCCTAGCAGACACTGCGAAGCGGGCTGGGGTCAGGCAAGGAACCTGCCAGCCAGCAAGGCCGCTCCCCTGCCGTGCGGGGCAAGGGCGGCCAGGCTTGCTCATCGTCAGGACCCGCTGCCGGTTTTACCGTGAACGTCTCCAGTTCACCCACAGACCCCCACGTCCCAGGATTCACGCCAGTCCCGTGAACCGAGACACCGCCACCAGGAAGCCACTGACCCGAGATGGCCTTCACAGGGTGCCTTTGAAACAGAAATGCCTTGAAAGTTTGTTGCCTTGCCGTCGGTGCTCCTTCAAGGTCAAATACAAATACCCAGGGTTTGCACAGAAGAGAAGCAGcatctcctcttcccttcttgcCCGTACAGAGTATTACGGGGAACTTTAACTTAAACCCTTAAACAGAATGGGCTTGTTCAGAAACTGGATAATGTCCTTTCTATCCGGGCAGATGAGAAGTGACGGCCAACTTTCCCCAAGATGAGTGTCAGCTCGTTCAAACTCACTCAGTAAAAGGCAATCTTACCTCGAAGGTCGAATTCAtaaggagaagaaggaagctaATTTCCCGTGACCTCTGGCCTTTGAGCAGATCGAAATTAAAATGCAGACCTCGGGGCCATGAGACACACCCTGCCGACAAGCACATCGCGGGGCGTGCTCCCGGCGGCAAGCAAAGCCATGCCATCTATTGGGGCTCCAGtcaccttttttttctccttttccagttCCTCGGCCTCTCTTTGCCAAACCGACTTCATGTCAAAGTCGAAGGGCCCCCTTCTGGACTCATAGTTGCCACTGACGTGATCGGGGTTAGACTCTTCATAAACCATGTAATCCGGTATGGACACAGCGGGGACCCTGCAGAAACGGACAGAGGAGCCCCGGCCCGCGGCTTAGGGCCACCTCCTgacctcccctccctgcctccctccttccctctccaccccccaccccagcacccagCTCTGACCTTCTccagtccccacccaccccacccccctcacGTTCTCGGCTCCTCGTTCTGCTAGGATAAAGTCTAGGCCCTTAgcacagggggagggggagagggaggggaggggaggggagagggaggggccctCCGGGATGCAGCGCAGGGGAGAAGCTGGGCAACCAGCGGACTCCCAGCAAGGACGGGACAGAAGGGGGCGCCCAGCCCCCCGGAGACAGTGGGCTGCAAGGAGGCGGCGGGCGGAGAGGCCGGGCGCGGAGGTCAGAGGCTGGGGACGCAGGCCTGGGCGGGGCCGCAACGCGGGGCTCGGGATACTCACTGCCTCCGGTCGGCCGTCGGCGGCTGGCTGTGGTGGACGTACCAGTCTGGCAAGGAGTAGGCCACGGGGGAGCCCTTCGTGGTGCCGGGGGCAAAGTGCTTCAACAGATCTCGAGGCCAAAAAGACACGGCTGTGAGCGGCCTGCGCATTACCAGCGGGCAGGTCGCAGCGACGAGGGGACCGGCTCTCCTCCTGGGCTCCACTGCGCCGGGGGGCAGCACGCCGGGGTGTCCCCGGTCCTCTCCCGCCAGTGCTCTTGCTGCCTGGTGCCCAGAGGACATCCCTCCTGCACCCCTGCCCCGCCGCCGGCCACCGCCTCCCTgtctctggggggagggggaggggtcctTGCTCCAGGGCGGTATCTGCGGGGACAAAACTCCTCGGGCCCCCCGGGGGGCTGCGCCCTGgctcctctctctgcccaggaCAGTCTGTTCTCCACCCCCCACGCGGCA
Coding sequences within it:
- the C9H7orf57 gene encoding uncharacterized protein C7orf57 homolog isoform X2; the encoded protein is MRNTSKELHGGTSRYAPCDWYYHLPVKRSEKAMDTPPASQIPGLSDLREAPSGHTLRERRYWVKETDSEYVKLAKQGGQPDLLKHFAPGTTKGSPVAYSLPDWYVHHSQPPTADRRQVPAVSIPDYMVYEESNPDHVSGNYESRRGPFDFDMKSVWQREAEELEKEKKKVRLPAIKSKYASKAGTPLGPKDPAGSKLSFPPVPGQKTSSPTNFSKLISNGYKAEWLQQRADPDKRTPQTSRASVSSPSQSPRDAELPPDPEAPEGAKEGPESSSPKPSRHVQA
- the C9H7orf57 gene encoding uncharacterized protein C7orf57 homolog isoform X4, which produces MSSGHQAARALAGEDRGHPGVLPPGAVEPRRRAGPLVAATCPLVMRRPLTAVSFWPRDLLKHFAPGTTKGSPVAYSLPDWYVHHSQPPTADRRQVPAVSIPDYMVYEESNPDHVSGNYESRRGPFDFDMKSVWQREAEELEKEKKKVRLPAIKSKYASKAGTPLGPKDPAGSKLSFPPVPGQKTSSPTNFSKLISNGYKAEWLQQRADPDKRTPQTSRASVSSPSQSPRDAELPPDPEAPEGAKEGPESSSPSPVAPPSASAPAERR
- the C9H7orf57 gene encoding uncharacterized protein C7orf57 homolog isoform X1 produces the protein MRNTSKELHGGTSRYAPCDWYYHLPVKRSEKAMDTPPASQIPGLSDLREAPSGHTLRERRYWVKETDSEYVKLAKQGGQPDLLKHFAPGTTKGSPVAYSLPDWYVHHSQPPTADRRQVPAVSIPDYMVYEESNPDHVSGNYESRRGPFDFDMKSVWQREAEELEKEKKKVRLPAIKSKYASKAGTPLGPKDPAGSKLSFPPVPGQKTSSPTNFSKLISNGYKAEWLQQRADPDKRTPQTSRASVSSPSQSPRDAELPPDPEAPEGAKEGPESSSPSPVAPPSASAPAERR
- the C9H7orf57 gene encoding uncharacterized protein C7orf57 homolog isoform X3 — its product is MRNTSKELHGGTSRYAPCDWYYHLPVKRSEKAMDTPPASQIPGLSDLREAPSGHTLRERRYWVKETDSEYVKLAKQGGQPDLLKHFAPGTTKGSPVAYSLPDWYVHHSQPPTADRRQVPAVSIPDYMVYEESNPDHVSGNYESRRGPFDFDMKSVWQREAEELEKEKKKVRLPAIKSKYASKAGTPLGPKDPAGSKLSFPPVNGYKAEWLQQRADPDKRTPQTSRASVSSPSQSPRDAELPPDPEAPEGAKEGPESSSPSPVAPPSASAPAERR